From Hylaeus volcanicus isolate JK05 chromosome 2, UHH_iyHylVolc1.0_haploid, whole genome shotgun sequence, the proteins below share one genomic window:
- the LOC128885137 gene encoding AMP deaminase 2 isoform X2 produces the protein MVLGSENEYLTGYKRNSVTEWLQKTEQAKNDGSESPVFGLEGNAAATGGATSLRHTPHELPNEISAPYEVPQFPIEQIEKKLLIQRQLTVKAAKDLEERRSHYEPSLGPGVPDDVDHIFNLEENDFVPHFQRVSISGEDTSGVPLEDLQQASQMLVQALAIREKYMNNSKQSFPSITSRFLRSIDKRPVNSDDEVQHDDRKAIADHPVHAPASRGDPWECEFPPSKNYKIAPVNGVFNLFATEEDFTNGKPIPYSYPDLATFVRDMNILCAMIADGPLKSFCYRRLSYLSSKFQLHVLLNELRELASQKAVPHRDFYNIRKVDTHIHAASCMNQKHLLRFIKKTLKNHANEIVTCSKNGETMTLREVFQSMNLTTYDLSVDMLDVHADRNTFHRFDKFNAKYNPIGESRLREVFLKTDNYLNGKFFASIIKEVASDLEESKYQNAELRLSIYGKNPEEWDKLAKWAIQSDVYSDNVRWLIQIPRLYDIFKLNKLMTNFQEILNNIFLPLFEVTNDPNSHPELHKFLQYVIGFDSVDDESKPENPLFDKDVYPPAEWDDIENPPYGYYQYYTYANMTVLNHFRADQGFNTFVLRPHCGEAGPIQHLVCGYMMAENISHGLLLRKVPVLQYLYYLAQIGIAMSPLSNNSLFLNYHRNPLPEYLARGLCVSLSTDDPLQFHFTKEPLMEEYSIAAQVWKLSSCDMCELARNSVLMSGFPHKSKQYWLGPNYTKEGVAGNDITRTNVPDIRVAYRYETLVDELSNIFKVAEKPESVPF, from the exons ATGGTATTGGGTAGCGAGAATGAATACTTGACTGGATATAAGCGGAACTCGGTGACGGAATGGTTGCAGAAAACCGAGCAAGCAAAAAACGATG GAAGCGAAAGTCCAGTTTTTGGTTTGGAAGGTAACGCGGCGGCTACAGGTGGTGCAACTTCATTGAGGCATACCCCACACGAATTGCCTAATGAAATTTCGGCCCCCTACGAAGTTCCGCAATTTCCCattgaacaaattgaaaagaagCTCTTGATACAAAGGCAATTAACCGTCAA AGCTGCCAAGGATCTAGAGGAACGTCGTAGCCATTATGAACCTTCCCTTGGACCAGGAGTGCCAGATGATGTTGATCACATCTTCAATCTCGAGGAAAATGATTTCGTACCCCATTTCCAAAGAGTTTCCATATCTGGAGAGGATACTTCTGGC GTACCGTTGGAAGATCTTCAACAGGCATCCCAAATGCTGGTCCAAGCGTTGGCGATACGTGAGAAATACATGAACAATTCTAAACAGAGTTTTCCATCTATAACATCGCGATTTCTGCGCAGTATCGATAAAAGGCCAGTAAACAGTGACGATGAGGTCCAACACGATGATCGTAAAGCCATTGCGG atCATCCTGTGCATGCGCCAGCGTCACGAGGAGATCCGTGGGAATGTGAATTTCCCCCGtcgaagaattataaaattgcacCCGTTAACGGCGTGTTCAATTTGTTCGCCACCGAAGAAGATTTTACTAACGGAAAACCAATTCCGTATTCGTATCCTGATCTGGCGACTTTTGTCAGAGACATGAACATTCTTTGTGCAATGATTGCCGATGGTCCTTTAAAATCTTTTTGCTACAGAAGACTGAGCTATCTTTCATCGAAATTCCAATTACACGTGTTGTTGAACGAACTTAGGGAACTTGCGAGTCAAAAAGCGGTTCCGCACAGGGATTTTTATAACATCAGAAAG GTTGATACGCATATTCATGCAGCATCTTGTATGAATCAGAAACACCTACTTAGGTTCATTAAAAAAACTCTGAAGAATCATGCAAATGAAATTGTCACGTGTTCGAAAAATGGTGAAACAATGACACTTCGAGAGGTGTTTCAATCCATGAATCTGACAACGTATGATCTCAGCGTTGATATGTTAGACGTACACGCA GATAGAAATACGTTCCATAGGTTCGATAAGTTCAATGCCAAGTATAATCCAATTGGCGAGAGTCGACTCCGCGAGGTGTTTTTGAAAACGGACAATTACCTCAACGGCAAATTCTTTGCTAGCATTATTAAAGAAGTCGCCAGTGATCTTGAAGAGTCGAAATACCAAAATGCAGAATTGCGTCTTTCGATTTATGGCAAAAATCCAGAGGAATGGGACAAGTTAGCAAAGTGGGCCATTCAGAGCGACGTGTACTCCGATAACGTGCGCTGGCTCATTCAAATTCCTCGACTGta tgatattttcaaattgaacaaattgatGACAAACttccaagaaattttaaataatatctttttacCACTTTTTGAAGTAACAAATGATCCAAACTCTCATCCAGAATTAcacaaattccttcaatat GTAATAGGATTTGATTCAGTTGACGATGAAAGTAAACCTGAAAATCCTTTGTTTGACAAAGATGTTTATCCACCAGCAGAATGGGATGATATTGAAAATCCTCCTTATGGATATTATCAGTACTACACTTATGCTAATATGACTGTTTTGAATCATTTTAGAgc aGACCAAGGATTTAACACCTTCGTTCTAAGACCTCATTGCGGCGAAGCTGGTCCTATTCAACATCTTGTGTGCGGTTACATGATGGCAGAGAACATTTCTCACGGTCTTTTACTTCGAAAAGTACCTGTACTACAATACTTGTATTATTTGGCGCAAATTGGGATTGCAATGTCACCTCTCAGTAATAATTCTCTCTTTTTGAACTACCATCGTAATCCACTTCCTGAATATTTAGCAAGAGGTTTATGTGTAAGTCTTTCTACGGATGATCCTCTTCAATTCCACTTCACCAAG GAACCTTTAATGGAAGAGTACAGTATTGCTGCACAAGTATGGAAACTCAGTTCGTGTGATATGTGTGAATTAGCACGTAATTCCGTACTTATGAGTGGTTTTCCACACAAG aGTAAACAATATTGGCTTGGACCTAATTATACTAAAGAGGGAGTAGCTGGTAATGATATTACTCGAACAAATGTGCCAGATATTCGGGTGGCTTATCGATATGAAACGTTAGTCGATgaattatcgaatatttttaaggtTGCTGAAAAACCCGAATCCGTTCCATTTTAA
- the LOC128885137 gene encoding AMP deaminase 2 isoform X4 — protein sequence MSTSSWKTIGRLHVRQEGSESPVFGLEGNAAATGGATSLRHTPHELPNEISAPYEVPQFPIEQIEKKLLIQRQLTVKAAKDLEERRSHYEPSLGPGVPDDVDHIFNLEENDFVPHFQRVSISGEDTSGVPLEDLQQASQMLVQALAIREKYMNNSKQSFPSITSRFLRSIDKRPVNSDDEVQHDDRKAIADHPVHAPASRGDPWECEFPPSKNYKIAPVNGVFNLFATEEDFTNGKPIPYSYPDLATFVRDMNILCAMIADGPLKSFCYRRLSYLSSKFQLHVLLNELRELASQKAVPHRDFYNIRKVDTHIHAASCMNQKHLLRFIKKTLKNHANEIVTCSKNGETMTLREVFQSMNLTTYDLSVDMLDVHADRNTFHRFDKFNAKYNPIGESRLREVFLKTDNYLNGKFFASIIKEVASDLEESKYQNAELRLSIYGKNPEEWDKLAKWAIQSDVYSDNVRWLIQIPRLYDIFKLNKLMTNFQEILNNIFLPLFEVTNDPNSHPELHKFLQYVIGFDSVDDESKPENPLFDKDVYPPAEWDDIENPPYGYYQYYTYANMTVLNHFRADQGFNTFVLRPHCGEAGPIQHLVCGYMMAENISHGLLLRKVPVLQYLYYLAQIGIAMSPLSNNSLFLNYHRNPLPEYLARGLCVSLSTDDPLQFHFTKEPLMEEYSIAAQVWKLSSCDMCELARNSVLMSGFPHKSKQYWLGPNYTKEGVAGNDITRTNVPDIRVAYRYETLVDELSNIFKVAEKPESVPF from the exons ATGTCTACATCATCGTGGAAAACAATTGGAAGACTTCATGTACGTCAAGAAG GAAGCGAAAGTCCAGTTTTTGGTTTGGAAGGTAACGCGGCGGCTACAGGTGGTGCAACTTCATTGAGGCATACCCCACACGAATTGCCTAATGAAATTTCGGCCCCCTACGAAGTTCCGCAATTTCCCattgaacaaattgaaaagaagCTCTTGATACAAAGGCAATTAACCGTCAA AGCTGCCAAGGATCTAGAGGAACGTCGTAGCCATTATGAACCTTCCCTTGGACCAGGAGTGCCAGATGATGTTGATCACATCTTCAATCTCGAGGAAAATGATTTCGTACCCCATTTCCAAAGAGTTTCCATATCTGGAGAGGATACTTCTGGC GTACCGTTGGAAGATCTTCAACAGGCATCCCAAATGCTGGTCCAAGCGTTGGCGATACGTGAGAAATACATGAACAATTCTAAACAGAGTTTTCCATCTATAACATCGCGATTTCTGCGCAGTATCGATAAAAGGCCAGTAAACAGTGACGATGAGGTCCAACACGATGATCGTAAAGCCATTGCGG atCATCCTGTGCATGCGCCAGCGTCACGAGGAGATCCGTGGGAATGTGAATTTCCCCCGtcgaagaattataaaattgcacCCGTTAACGGCGTGTTCAATTTGTTCGCCACCGAAGAAGATTTTACTAACGGAAAACCAATTCCGTATTCGTATCCTGATCTGGCGACTTTTGTCAGAGACATGAACATTCTTTGTGCAATGATTGCCGATGGTCCTTTAAAATCTTTTTGCTACAGAAGACTGAGCTATCTTTCATCGAAATTCCAATTACACGTGTTGTTGAACGAACTTAGGGAACTTGCGAGTCAAAAAGCGGTTCCGCACAGGGATTTTTATAACATCAGAAAG GTTGATACGCATATTCATGCAGCATCTTGTATGAATCAGAAACACCTACTTAGGTTCATTAAAAAAACTCTGAAGAATCATGCAAATGAAATTGTCACGTGTTCGAAAAATGGTGAAACAATGACACTTCGAGAGGTGTTTCAATCCATGAATCTGACAACGTATGATCTCAGCGTTGATATGTTAGACGTACACGCA GATAGAAATACGTTCCATAGGTTCGATAAGTTCAATGCCAAGTATAATCCAATTGGCGAGAGTCGACTCCGCGAGGTGTTTTTGAAAACGGACAATTACCTCAACGGCAAATTCTTTGCTAGCATTATTAAAGAAGTCGCCAGTGATCTTGAAGAGTCGAAATACCAAAATGCAGAATTGCGTCTTTCGATTTATGGCAAAAATCCAGAGGAATGGGACAAGTTAGCAAAGTGGGCCATTCAGAGCGACGTGTACTCCGATAACGTGCGCTGGCTCATTCAAATTCCTCGACTGta tgatattttcaaattgaacaaattgatGACAAACttccaagaaattttaaataatatctttttacCACTTTTTGAAGTAACAAATGATCCAAACTCTCATCCAGAATTAcacaaattccttcaatat GTAATAGGATTTGATTCAGTTGACGATGAAAGTAAACCTGAAAATCCTTTGTTTGACAAAGATGTTTATCCACCAGCAGAATGGGATGATATTGAAAATCCTCCTTATGGATATTATCAGTACTACACTTATGCTAATATGACTGTTTTGAATCATTTTAGAgc aGACCAAGGATTTAACACCTTCGTTCTAAGACCTCATTGCGGCGAAGCTGGTCCTATTCAACATCTTGTGTGCGGTTACATGATGGCAGAGAACATTTCTCACGGTCTTTTACTTCGAAAAGTACCTGTACTACAATACTTGTATTATTTGGCGCAAATTGGGATTGCAATGTCACCTCTCAGTAATAATTCTCTCTTTTTGAACTACCATCGTAATCCACTTCCTGAATATTTAGCAAGAGGTTTATGTGTAAGTCTTTCTACGGATGATCCTCTTCAATTCCACTTCACCAAG GAACCTTTAATGGAAGAGTACAGTATTGCTGCACAAGTATGGAAACTCAGTTCGTGTGATATGTGTGAATTAGCACGTAATTCCGTACTTATGAGTGGTTTTCCACACAAG aGTAAACAATATTGGCTTGGACCTAATTATACTAAAGAGGGAGTAGCTGGTAATGATATTACTCGAACAAATGTGCCAGATATTCGGGTGGCTTATCGATATGAAACGTTAGTCGATgaattatcgaatatttttaaggtTGCTGAAAAACCCGAATCCGTTCCATTTTAA
- the LOC128885137 gene encoding AMP deaminase 2 isoform X5, which produces MFAGANESKRWLRDNTILLRAAKDLEERRSHYEPSLGPGVPDDVDHIFNLEENDFVPHFQRVSISGEDTSGVPLEDLQQASQMLVQALAIREKYMNNSKQSFPSITSRFLRSIDKRPVNSDDEVQHDDRKAIADHPVHAPASRGDPWECEFPPSKNYKIAPVNGVFNLFATEEDFTNGKPIPYSYPDLATFVRDMNILCAMIADGPLKSFCYRRLSYLSSKFQLHVLLNELRELASQKAVPHRDFYNIRKVDTHIHAASCMNQKHLLRFIKKTLKNHANEIVTCSKNGETMTLREVFQSMNLTTYDLSVDMLDVHADRNTFHRFDKFNAKYNPIGESRLREVFLKTDNYLNGKFFASIIKEVASDLEESKYQNAELRLSIYGKNPEEWDKLAKWAIQSDVYSDNVRWLIQIPRLYDIFKLNKLMTNFQEILNNIFLPLFEVTNDPNSHPELHKFLQYVIGFDSVDDESKPENPLFDKDVYPPAEWDDIENPPYGYYQYYTYANMTVLNHFRADQGFNTFVLRPHCGEAGPIQHLVCGYMMAENISHGLLLRKVPVLQYLYYLAQIGIAMSPLSNNSLFLNYHRNPLPEYLARGLCVSLSTDDPLQFHFTKEPLMEEYSIAAQVWKLSSCDMCELARNSVLMSGFPHKSKQYWLGPNYTKEGVAGNDITRTNVPDIRVAYRYETLVDELSNIFKVAEKPESVPF; this is translated from the exons ATGTTCGCTGGTGCGAACGAATCGAAACGATGGCTGAGGGATAATACGATACTACtgag AGCTGCCAAGGATCTAGAGGAACGTCGTAGCCATTATGAACCTTCCCTTGGACCAGGAGTGCCAGATGATGTTGATCACATCTTCAATCTCGAGGAAAATGATTTCGTACCCCATTTCCAAAGAGTTTCCATATCTGGAGAGGATACTTCTGGC GTACCGTTGGAAGATCTTCAACAGGCATCCCAAATGCTGGTCCAAGCGTTGGCGATACGTGAGAAATACATGAACAATTCTAAACAGAGTTTTCCATCTATAACATCGCGATTTCTGCGCAGTATCGATAAAAGGCCAGTAAACAGTGACGATGAGGTCCAACACGATGATCGTAAAGCCATTGCGG atCATCCTGTGCATGCGCCAGCGTCACGAGGAGATCCGTGGGAATGTGAATTTCCCCCGtcgaagaattataaaattgcacCCGTTAACGGCGTGTTCAATTTGTTCGCCACCGAAGAAGATTTTACTAACGGAAAACCAATTCCGTATTCGTATCCTGATCTGGCGACTTTTGTCAGAGACATGAACATTCTTTGTGCAATGATTGCCGATGGTCCTTTAAAATCTTTTTGCTACAGAAGACTGAGCTATCTTTCATCGAAATTCCAATTACACGTGTTGTTGAACGAACTTAGGGAACTTGCGAGTCAAAAAGCGGTTCCGCACAGGGATTTTTATAACATCAGAAAG GTTGATACGCATATTCATGCAGCATCTTGTATGAATCAGAAACACCTACTTAGGTTCATTAAAAAAACTCTGAAGAATCATGCAAATGAAATTGTCACGTGTTCGAAAAATGGTGAAACAATGACACTTCGAGAGGTGTTTCAATCCATGAATCTGACAACGTATGATCTCAGCGTTGATATGTTAGACGTACACGCA GATAGAAATACGTTCCATAGGTTCGATAAGTTCAATGCCAAGTATAATCCAATTGGCGAGAGTCGACTCCGCGAGGTGTTTTTGAAAACGGACAATTACCTCAACGGCAAATTCTTTGCTAGCATTATTAAAGAAGTCGCCAGTGATCTTGAAGAGTCGAAATACCAAAATGCAGAATTGCGTCTTTCGATTTATGGCAAAAATCCAGAGGAATGGGACAAGTTAGCAAAGTGGGCCATTCAGAGCGACGTGTACTCCGATAACGTGCGCTGGCTCATTCAAATTCCTCGACTGta tgatattttcaaattgaacaaattgatGACAAACttccaagaaattttaaataatatctttttacCACTTTTTGAAGTAACAAATGATCCAAACTCTCATCCAGAATTAcacaaattccttcaatat GTAATAGGATTTGATTCAGTTGACGATGAAAGTAAACCTGAAAATCCTTTGTTTGACAAAGATGTTTATCCACCAGCAGAATGGGATGATATTGAAAATCCTCCTTATGGATATTATCAGTACTACACTTATGCTAATATGACTGTTTTGAATCATTTTAGAgc aGACCAAGGATTTAACACCTTCGTTCTAAGACCTCATTGCGGCGAAGCTGGTCCTATTCAACATCTTGTGTGCGGTTACATGATGGCAGAGAACATTTCTCACGGTCTTTTACTTCGAAAAGTACCTGTACTACAATACTTGTATTATTTGGCGCAAATTGGGATTGCAATGTCACCTCTCAGTAATAATTCTCTCTTTTTGAACTACCATCGTAATCCACTTCCTGAATATTTAGCAAGAGGTTTATGTGTAAGTCTTTCTACGGATGATCCTCTTCAATTCCACTTCACCAAG GAACCTTTAATGGAAGAGTACAGTATTGCTGCACAAGTATGGAAACTCAGTTCGTGTGATATGTGTGAATTAGCACGTAATTCCGTACTTATGAGTGGTTTTCCACACAAG aGTAAACAATATTGGCTTGGACCTAATTATACTAAAGAGGGAGTAGCTGGTAATGATATTACTCGAACAAATGTGCCAGATATTCGGGTGGCTTATCGATATGAAACGTTAGTCGATgaattatcgaatatttttaaggtTGCTGAAAAACCCGAATCCGTTCCATTTTAA
- the LOC128885137 gene encoding AMP deaminase 2 isoform X3: MSSRGLTSMEDDLYVCLRLPNFLIDPEDEGSESPVFGLEGNAAATGGATSLRHTPHELPNEISAPYEVPQFPIEQIEKKLLIQRQLTVKAAKDLEERRSHYEPSLGPGVPDDVDHIFNLEENDFVPHFQRVSISGEDTSGVPLEDLQQASQMLVQALAIREKYMNNSKQSFPSITSRFLRSIDKRPVNSDDEVQHDDRKAIADHPVHAPASRGDPWECEFPPSKNYKIAPVNGVFNLFATEEDFTNGKPIPYSYPDLATFVRDMNILCAMIADGPLKSFCYRRLSYLSSKFQLHVLLNELRELASQKAVPHRDFYNIRKVDTHIHAASCMNQKHLLRFIKKTLKNHANEIVTCSKNGETMTLREVFQSMNLTTYDLSVDMLDVHADRNTFHRFDKFNAKYNPIGESRLREVFLKTDNYLNGKFFASIIKEVASDLEESKYQNAELRLSIYGKNPEEWDKLAKWAIQSDVYSDNVRWLIQIPRLYDIFKLNKLMTNFQEILNNIFLPLFEVTNDPNSHPELHKFLQYVIGFDSVDDESKPENPLFDKDVYPPAEWDDIENPPYGYYQYYTYANMTVLNHFRADQGFNTFVLRPHCGEAGPIQHLVCGYMMAENISHGLLLRKVPVLQYLYYLAQIGIAMSPLSNNSLFLNYHRNPLPEYLARGLCVSLSTDDPLQFHFTKEPLMEEYSIAAQVWKLSSCDMCELARNSVLMSGFPHKSKQYWLGPNYTKEGVAGNDITRTNVPDIRVAYRYETLVDELSNIFKVAEKPESVPF; this comes from the exons atgtcgaGCAGAGGCCTTACTTCGATGGAAGATGACCTTTATGTTTGCTTGCGGTTGCCGAATTTTCTCATAGATCCTGAAGATGAAG GAAGCGAAAGTCCAGTTTTTGGTTTGGAAGGTAACGCGGCGGCTACAGGTGGTGCAACTTCATTGAGGCATACCCCACACGAATTGCCTAATGAAATTTCGGCCCCCTACGAAGTTCCGCAATTTCCCattgaacaaattgaaaagaagCTCTTGATACAAAGGCAATTAACCGTCAA AGCTGCCAAGGATCTAGAGGAACGTCGTAGCCATTATGAACCTTCCCTTGGACCAGGAGTGCCAGATGATGTTGATCACATCTTCAATCTCGAGGAAAATGATTTCGTACCCCATTTCCAAAGAGTTTCCATATCTGGAGAGGATACTTCTGGC GTACCGTTGGAAGATCTTCAACAGGCATCCCAAATGCTGGTCCAAGCGTTGGCGATACGTGAGAAATACATGAACAATTCTAAACAGAGTTTTCCATCTATAACATCGCGATTTCTGCGCAGTATCGATAAAAGGCCAGTAAACAGTGACGATGAGGTCCAACACGATGATCGTAAAGCCATTGCGG atCATCCTGTGCATGCGCCAGCGTCACGAGGAGATCCGTGGGAATGTGAATTTCCCCCGtcgaagaattataaaattgcacCCGTTAACGGCGTGTTCAATTTGTTCGCCACCGAAGAAGATTTTACTAACGGAAAACCAATTCCGTATTCGTATCCTGATCTGGCGACTTTTGTCAGAGACATGAACATTCTTTGTGCAATGATTGCCGATGGTCCTTTAAAATCTTTTTGCTACAGAAGACTGAGCTATCTTTCATCGAAATTCCAATTACACGTGTTGTTGAACGAACTTAGGGAACTTGCGAGTCAAAAAGCGGTTCCGCACAGGGATTTTTATAACATCAGAAAG GTTGATACGCATATTCATGCAGCATCTTGTATGAATCAGAAACACCTACTTAGGTTCATTAAAAAAACTCTGAAGAATCATGCAAATGAAATTGTCACGTGTTCGAAAAATGGTGAAACAATGACACTTCGAGAGGTGTTTCAATCCATGAATCTGACAACGTATGATCTCAGCGTTGATATGTTAGACGTACACGCA GATAGAAATACGTTCCATAGGTTCGATAAGTTCAATGCCAAGTATAATCCAATTGGCGAGAGTCGACTCCGCGAGGTGTTTTTGAAAACGGACAATTACCTCAACGGCAAATTCTTTGCTAGCATTATTAAAGAAGTCGCCAGTGATCTTGAAGAGTCGAAATACCAAAATGCAGAATTGCGTCTTTCGATTTATGGCAAAAATCCAGAGGAATGGGACAAGTTAGCAAAGTGGGCCATTCAGAGCGACGTGTACTCCGATAACGTGCGCTGGCTCATTCAAATTCCTCGACTGta tgatattttcaaattgaacaaattgatGACAAACttccaagaaattttaaataatatctttttacCACTTTTTGAAGTAACAAATGATCCAAACTCTCATCCAGAATTAcacaaattccttcaatat GTAATAGGATTTGATTCAGTTGACGATGAAAGTAAACCTGAAAATCCTTTGTTTGACAAAGATGTTTATCCACCAGCAGAATGGGATGATATTGAAAATCCTCCTTATGGATATTATCAGTACTACACTTATGCTAATATGACTGTTTTGAATCATTTTAGAgc aGACCAAGGATTTAACACCTTCGTTCTAAGACCTCATTGCGGCGAAGCTGGTCCTATTCAACATCTTGTGTGCGGTTACATGATGGCAGAGAACATTTCTCACGGTCTTTTACTTCGAAAAGTACCTGTACTACAATACTTGTATTATTTGGCGCAAATTGGGATTGCAATGTCACCTCTCAGTAATAATTCTCTCTTTTTGAACTACCATCGTAATCCACTTCCTGAATATTTAGCAAGAGGTTTATGTGTAAGTCTTTCTACGGATGATCCTCTTCAATTCCACTTCACCAAG GAACCTTTAATGGAAGAGTACAGTATTGCTGCACAAGTATGGAAACTCAGTTCGTGTGATATGTGTGAATTAGCACGTAATTCCGTACTTATGAGTGGTTTTCCACACAAG aGTAAACAATATTGGCTTGGACCTAATTATACTAAAGAGGGAGTAGCTGGTAATGATATTACTCGAACAAATGTGCCAGATATTCGGGTGGCTTATCGATATGAAACGTTAGTCGATgaattatcgaatatttttaaggtTGCTGAAAAACCCGAATCCGTTCCATTTTAA